The Tursiops truncatus isolate mTurTru1 chromosome X, mTurTru1.mat.Y, whole genome shotgun sequence DNA segment TGGACAGCTTCTCTGGGCGGTAGGGAGTGGAGGGCCCCGGGTTGCTGGTGGGCAGAGTGGATATCAGGTGCCCTTGAGGCTGTTTGATGGTGGAGGACACCAGGTTGGCAAGGATGGAGGGCTGCGGGCTGAACTGCGGCTGCTGCTGGAGCGCGGGGCTGGGGAGCTTCTCGGGGGCATAGGTCATGGCCGGCCCCAGGGCAGCGCCGCTGCTGGGCGCCACGCTGGACAATAAGGCATTGGGAGAGCCCTGCAGAGCGCTCGATGACATGCAGGACACCATGAGGCCCTGAGGGCTGAACGGCTGCAGCGGCTGTGGTGAGGGCAGCGGGCGGTAAGGTGGGGAGAGGCCGGGAAGAGGCAGGCCGGACCAACTGGGAGCGGGGCCCTGCTGCTTCGTACTACAGCCCTGCTTGCTGGCCGCCAGCACCTTCAGCTGGTGGGCGTGATGCCACTGAGGCACCGGGAGCGGTGGCAAGGCAGCCGCAGGGAGCGGCGCCTGGACCTGGCTCTTGGCCTGTGCTGTTGAAGAACTGGGGGAGACCATCTGCTTACTGGTGGAGGGAATGGCGTAGCTGATCCCCGCAGAGGAGGGCGGGATTTGAAGCGACACCCCCGGGACCTGGCTGCAACTTGAAGCGAAGTCCTTGCTGGAACCAAGGCTCTCCAAGTGTGGCATCTGAACCGCAGGCTTGGGAGTCACGCCTAGGGTTGCCGGGGGGTGATCTAAGACCAGCGGTTCTTCCGGCTTGCTCCCCAGGATTTTTTCAAGGTCGAGCTCACTCGGAGAAGGTTCTTGAATTTTTGTTAGCTCCTCCAGCAGATCTTGAAGCTCCTGGTCCACAGCAGGCACAGTGTTGGTCTTGTCATAGTAAGAAAGAGGGGGGCCTTTCAGTCCCATTTCCGCAGTTGGTGGTACCACAAACGGTGAGCCCATTACGCTGCCGTTCATGGGGTTATTTTCGAGAAGTAATGAATGACCAGCCGCTCCCATCGCTGCAGAGCCAGGGTTCATGGGTAACGCAGGAACCTGCAGCTCTGCACAGGCTGTGCTGGGATGATGAGCGCCGGGGCCCATCGAAAGCGTGACGTCTTCAAGGCATGGTCTCTTAATTTTATTAGGGTAACCTCCTTCGGCCATGCCTGAAAGCTGGAAAGtttctccttcctgcctcctcttAATGGTTCCCTGTGgctggaagagaaaagaggaatgggaaggaagggagggagggagggagggaggggggagagagggagggagggagagggaaggggggaggcagAGGAATGTTTATAAAGGCTTGGCACATTAAAGCTATTGAACAGGAAACTTGCAAGATAAAACAGATCTCTCAGTTTCAAGACTTAGAAAGAGTTGTCAAAACTATACAATACAGCCTATTTTTAGAACCATGATGCTTGTTGTTTTGTTGCTGTCTTTCATTTAGACTGTTGCGTTACAGTTCAAATAAAGCATTATGCTGTCTCTACACCAAACACTACAGAAAGTCACGCGAAGGATATTCTCTGCCCACTTAAAGGAGCTTTCAGCGGAACTATGCAGACATTGGAGGGCAAAGGAGAATCGCTAAGAAACTTGCAATTCCCACCTGTCTACTGctaacctga contains these protein-coding regions:
- the MAMLD1 gene encoding mastermind-like domain-containing protein 1 isoform X5, translated to MDDWKSRLVIKSMLPHFAMVGNRQEPRKLQESPQGTIKRRQEGETFQLSGMAEGGYPNKIKRPCLEDVTLSMGPGAHHPSTACAELQVPALPMNPGSAAMGAAGHSLLLENNPMNGSVMGSPFVVPPTAEMGLKGPPLSYYDKTNTVPAVDQELQDLLEELTKIQEPSPSELDLEKILGSKPEEPLVLDHPPATLGVTPKPAVQMPHLESLGSSKDFASSCSQVPGVSLQIPPSSAGISYAIPSTSKQMVSPSSSTAQAKSQVQAPLPAAALPPLPVPQWHHAHQLKVLAASKQGCSTKQQGPAPSWSGLPLPGLSPPYRPLPSPQPLQPFSPQGLMVSCMSSSALQGSPNALLSSVAPSSGAALGPAMTYAPEKLPSPALQQQPQFSPQPSILANLVSSTIKQPQGHLISTLPTSNPGPSTPYRPEKLSSPGLPQQSFTPQCPLIRSLTPTSNPLGPQQPQLQLPPPPPPPASTLLKPMATSSPRTLSLIMQQGLAAPSPGAPEPFPFGHTKPLSHFVSEPGPPKMPSVPAASRQPALLHYLQQPTLTPASSATASSTATASLQLQQQPDAASFLLQHVTQQPQRVQRSVASDSMPSLPRQACCQLFSWTSAAGLGECQLQHWSPYPSRKEPQPGAVSPSNITHVDKACKLGEARPPQVSLGRQPPSCQALGSESFLPGSSFAQELARVTSSYSTSEAAPWGGWDPKAWRQVPAPLLPSCDAVAREAEIRSYGNDP
- the MAMLD1 gene encoding mastermind-like domain-containing protein 1 isoform X7, whose translation is MDDWKSRLVIKSMLPHFAMVGNRQEPRKLQESPQGTIKRRQEGETFQLSGMAEGGYPNKIKRPCLEDVTLSMGPGAHHPSTACAELQVPALPMNPGSAAMGAAGHSLLLENNPMNGSVMGSPFVVPPTAEMGLKGPPLSYYDKTNTVPAVDQELQDLLEELTKIQEPSPSELDLEKILGSKPEEPLVLDHPPATLGVTPKPAVQMPHLESLGSSKDFASSCSQVPGVSLQIPPSSAGISYAIPSTSKQMVSPSSSTAQAKSQVQAPLPAAALPPLPVPQWHHAHQLKVLAASKQGCSTKQQGPAPSWSGLPLPGLSPPYRPLPSPQPLQPFSPQGLMVSCMSSSALQGSPNALLSSVAPSSGAALGPAMTYAPEKLPSPALQQQPQFSPQPSILANLVSSTIKQPQGHLISTLPTSNPGPSTPYRPEKLSSPGLPQQSFTPQCPLIRSLTPTSNPLGPQQPQLQLPPPPPPPASTLLKPMATSSPRTLSLIMQQGLAAPSPGAPEPFPFGHTKPLSHFVSEPGPPKMPSVPAASRQPALLHYLQQPTLTPASSATASSTATASLQLQQQPDAASFLLQHVTQQPQRVQRSVASDSMPSLPRQTHVDKACKLGEARPPQVSLGRQPPSCQALGSESFLPGSSFAQELARVTSSYSTSEAAPWGGWDPKAWRQVPAPLLPSCDAVAREAEIRSYGNDP
- the MAMLD1 gene encoding mastermind-like domain-containing protein 1 isoform X8, giving the protein MDDWKSRLVIKSMLPHFAMVGNRQEPRKLQESGTIKRRQEGETFQLSGMAEGGYPNKIKRPCLEDVTLSMGPGAHHPSTACAELQVPALPMNPGSAAMGAAGHSLLLENNPMNGSVMGSPFVVPPTAEMGLKGPPLSYYDKTNTVPAVDQELQDLLEELTKIQEPSPSELDLEKILGSKPEEPLVLDHPPATLGVTPKPAVQMPHLESLGSSKDFASSCSQVPGVSLQIPPSSAGISYAIPSTSKQMVSPSSSTAQAKSQVQAPLPAAALPPLPVPQWHHAHQLKVLAASKQGCSTKQQGPAPSWSGLPLPGLSPPYRPLPSPQPLQPFSPQGLMVSCMSSSALQGSPNALLSSVAPSSGAALGPAMTYAPEKLPSPALQQQPQFSPQPSILANLVSSTIKQPQGHLISTLPTSNPGPSTPYRPEKLSSPGLPQQSFTPQCPLIRSLTPTSNPLGPQQPQLQLPPPPPPPASTLLKPMATSSPRTLSLIMQQGLAAPSPGAPEPFPFGHTKPLSHFVSEPGPPKMPSVPAASRQPALLHYLQQPTLTPASSATASSTATASLQLQQQPDAASFLLQHVTQQPQRVQRSVASDSMPSLPRQTHVDKACKLGEARPPQVSLGRQPPSCQALGSESFLPGSSFAQELARVTSSYSTSEAAPWGGWDPKAWRQVPAPLLPSCDAVAREAEIRSYGNDP
- the MAMLD1 gene encoding mastermind-like domain-containing protein 1 isoform X6; translation: MDDWKSRLVIKSMLPHFAMVGNRQEPRKLQESGTIKRRQEGETFQLSGMAEGGYPNKIKRPCLEDVTLSMGPGAHHPSTACAELQVPALPMNPGSAAMGAAGHSLLLENNPMNGSVMGSPFVVPPTAEMGLKGPPLSYYDKTNTVPAVDQELQDLLEELTKIQEPSPSELDLEKILGSKPEEPLVLDHPPATLGVTPKPAVQMPHLESLGSSKDFASSCSQVPGVSLQIPPSSAGISYAIPSTSKQMVSPSSSTAQAKSQVQAPLPAAALPPLPVPQWHHAHQLKVLAASKQGCSTKQQGPAPSWSGLPLPGLSPPYRPLPSPQPLQPFSPQGLMVSCMSSSALQGSPNALLSSVAPSSGAALGPAMTYAPEKLPSPALQQQPQFSPQPSILANLVSSTIKQPQGHLISTLPTSNPGPSTPYRPEKLSSPGLPQQSFTPQCPLIRSLTPTSNPLGPQQPQLQLPPPPPPPASTLLKPMATSSPRTLSLIMQQGLAAPSPGAPEPFPFGHTKPLSHFVSEPGPPKMPSVPAASRQPALLHYLQQPTLTPASSATASSTATASLQLQQQPDAASFLLQHVTQQPQRVQRSVASDSMPSLPRQACCQLFSWTSAAGLGECQLQHWSPYPSRKEPQPGAVSPSNITHVDKACKLGEARPPQVSLGRQPPSCQALGSESFLPGSSFAQELARVTSSYSTSEAAPWGGWDPKAWRQVPAPLLPSCDAVAREAEIRSYGNDP